The sequence ACCCAGCGATGCTCTAGCCACTGCGTGAGTCGTTTCAAACCGCTTATCCCCTCGGTCAACTGCTAATAAATTGAGCGCCAGGTAATCCTAAATCTTGCGTAATCGCCCCCGATTGAGTAGAGCAAATGCGATAAAGCCTCTAGCTTAGCTACGCCACGCCCCTATGGTTTTGCCTTTTAGAAAACGGGGTTATGTGATTCGGAGTTGGTATAACTTGGCTTGCAGGTCTCTGGCACCATGCCTCAGCATACCCAACCGCTGTGTTAGCCCAGCGGTTTAAAAACCAAAACGCCTACATCCTGATGCTCTGCGCGTGAAAGCAGGCGAGATGTAGACGCTTTGGGTCGAGCCTAAACTCAGATGGCCTAACGCTTGGCTAACTTTTTAGTCATCTTGCGCAGACGAATCGACTCGGGAGTGATCTCTACGAGCTCGTCAGGGCCAATGTACTCTAGGGCCCGTTCTAGGCTCATATCGACAGGGCTTTGTAGCTGCACCAGTTCGTCGCCGCTAGCAGCCCGGTGGTTGGTCAACTGCTTAGTTTTGCAGATATTCAGTTCGAGATCCTGGTTGCGGTTATGCTCACCCACAATCATGCCCCTATACACCTTAGTGCCGGGGGTAATGAAGAACACGCCGCGATCCTCAGCGTTCTTGAGGGCGTAGAAGGTGGCCACCCCTTCTTCAAAGGCAATTAGCACCCCGTTTCGACGAGCCTCAATGTCACCACCGAGGGGGCGGTAGTCTAAGAAGCTGTGGTTCATGATGCCTTCGCCTCGGGTCAGACGCATGAACTCGCCGCGAAAGCCAACTAAGCCCCGAGCCGGAATCACAAACTCAAGCGTGGCACGACCGTCTCCCATAATCCGCATGTCTTGCAGTTCGCCTCGGCGCTGGCCGATACGCTCCATGGATCCACCCACGCCATCTTCGGGTACATCGAGCACCAGCAGCTCGTAGGGTTCGCAGGGCTGACCGCTGACTTCGCGGTAGATCACCTGGGGCTGGGAGACCTGAAACTCGTAGCCTTCCCGGCGCATGGTTTCGATCAAAATGCCCAGGTGCAGTTCGCCCCGGCCCGAGACCGAGAAGCGATCGGGAGAATCGGTGGGTTCGACCCGCAGCGCCACGTTGGTCTCTAGCTCACGCATCAGGCGATCGCGCAGCTGCCGCGAGGTGACAAAGTTGCCTTCTTGCCCCGCAAAGGGCGAGTCGTTGACCACGAAGGTCATCTGGAGGGTGGGCTCGTCCACCTTAATCAGCGGCAGCGCTTGAGGGTTGGTGGGGCAGGTGATGGTTTCACCGATGTTGGCATCGGCAAAGCCGGCTACCGCCACAATGTTGCCCGCCGAGGCCTGCTCGATCTCAATCCGGCTCAGACCTTCAAAGCCCAGCAGTTTGGAGATTTTTGATTTCACCAGGCTGCCGTCTTCTTTCACCAGGGCGGCCTGCTGCCCTGCATTGATGGTGCCGTTGTGGATTTTGCCGATTACAATCCGGCCCAGGTACTCGGAATAATCGAGGGTGGTGACCTGAATTTGCAGGGGCTTTTCGGGATCGCCGACGGGAGGAGCCACGTGGTCGAGAATAGCCTCGAACATGGGCTTCATGTCTACACCCTCGTCTTCGAGCTTGGTTTTGGCATAGCCCGCCAGCCCCGAGGCAAACAGGTAGGGGAATTCGCACTGATCGTCGTCGGCACCCAGCTCAATAAAGAGATCGAGCACCTTGTCGACCGCGCCATGGGGCTCTGCCTGGGGGCGGTCAATCTTGTTGACCACCACAATGGGACGCAACCCCTTCTCCAAAGCCTTTTTCAGCACAAACCGAGTCTGGGGCATCGGGCCTTCGTTGGCATCGACGATCAGAATGCAACCGTCAACCATACCCAATACTCGCTCGACCTCACCACCAAAGTCAGCGTGTCCAGGCGTGTCAATGATGTTGATCAGGGTCTCGCCGTAGCGGACGGCGGTATTCTTCGACAGAATGGTGATGCCCCGCTCCCGCTCTAGGTCGTTCGAGTCCATCACGCAGTCAGGTACGGCTTCCCCTTCGCGAAAAATGCCGGACTGCCTTAGCAGGGCATCCACCAGTGTGGTTTTGCCGTGGTCAACGTGGGCAATAATTGCAACGTTGCGAATGGGAAGCGTCATACTCTGTAAAACCTGGGCGACAACAAGCGGGCAACGAAACTACCCCCGAGCGCCAAACGTTAGGAAGCTCAAGACAAGTTCCGAATATGCAAAAAGACTTAACAATTGTAGCTTACCAAACAGACCCCTGACGAAAGCGTCTCGAGTAATTCAGCTGTGCTGATCCTAAAAACGCCGAAAAGAGGGACGCTATTAGCGTCCCTCTTTTCAAAGAGGCTTGAGGGGCCGAGCTGAGCTAGACCCTCAAGGCCGTGATGGAAGTCTAGGCTAGAAGGTCATGCCAGCGGCCTGAACTTTCTCGACCTGTTTCTTCTTCAGCACCAGCATAATCTGGGTCAGCATGACGGCTGCGATGAAGGCCACCAGACCCTTAATGCGGTTAGGGCTTTGCAGCACAATCTCTGTATCCATCTGACCAAAGCCACCCACATTGGGATTAGCAGTCAATGGCTTACCAGCTTCGACCACATCGCCTGCGGCAACTAGCAACTCAGGGCCAGCGGGAATGGTTTCGGTGATAGTGCCACCCGCATCAGACTGAATCGTAACCACATAGCCACCCGCTGCTTGGGGCTCAACATCGGTCACGGTGCCGCTAGCAGTGGCGTTGTAAGCGGTATTGTTGCTAGCCTGACCCGTGGGGTATACCTGACCACGACCGCGGTTGCCACCGACGTGAATTTGGTACTTTCCAAAGGAAACCGAGCGATCTTGGCTGGGGTCTGGAGCCAGCACGGGGAAGATGATTTCCTGATATTGTTCGCCGGGTAGGGGACCTACCAGCACAATGTTTTCTTGAGTATCGCTGTAGGGCAAGAAGTAGGTGCTGCCCACTTCTTCTCTGAGCTCCTCAGACATCCGCTCCGGGGGGGCAATCTTGAAGCCTTCGGGCAATACCACCACAGCGCCGACGTTTAGCCCGCCTTTGCTGCCGTCGCCCAGCACCTGCTGGGTGTTGAGATCGTAGGGGATTTCAACTTTGAGCTTAAAGACTGAATCGGGTAAGACGGCTTGGGGCACTTCCACCTTGGTGGGCTTAGCCGCCAGGTGACAGTTGGCACAGACAATCCGACCGGTGGCTTCGCGAGGGGTTTCGTAGTTTTCTTGGGCCCAGAAAGGGTAAGCCTCAGCGCTCTGGGGAACCGCCAACCAGCCTGCAAACACCGTCAGAATGGCGGCACAGGTGATGGCAAGAGGGCGCAGGCCATTGATTAAGGAGATGAATCTATTCATGCGTTCAAGGGTTGTGTCAACTGGGGTGTTTGTCGCAGTTTGCCGTAGCCTAGGCCCACCAGGGAGATTCGCCGGTGCGGAAGTCGGTTTCAGTCCAATCGGTTAGAGAAACTTTGTCGTCTTCTGTGACATCGGCGTGGGCTAAGGCTAGAGATAACGGTGCTGGCCCACGCACGACTTTACCGGTGGCATCGTACTGAGACCCGTGGCAAGGACACATGAATTTGTTTTCACTGGCGTTCCAGGGCACCACACAGCCCAAGTGGGTGCAGATGGAGTTGATGCCGTAGCTTTCTAGGGAACCACTTTCTTGCACTACCAGGTAGGTCGGGTCGCCTTTGAGGCCTTGTACCAACACGCGATCGCCGGGGTTGTGGGTTTCCACAAACTGGCTCGCAATCACATCGTTGCCCAGTTCGTTTTTGGCGGTTACCCCGCCCCCACCGGTGCCGCTAGACGGCGGGACGAAGTACTTAATAACGGGATATAACATGCCCCCGACGGCTCCAGAGGCAGCCCCCAGCAGCAGCAGGTTCATAAATTGGCGGCGTCCCAAATCAGGGACATCGGAGGTTCCAGAAGCTTGAGTCATAATCCAGACTGGTATACCTGTTTCAAACGAATAACAGCTATCAACGGCGGTGGCTGAAACCTAGACCCATAGGGGAACATACTGTCCTTACCCTGGGCCAGGTAAACCCTTGACGGGGCACCAATTGGAGCAGTCCTGATGTCGCTGACCACGCCTTTAGCTTTACCAATCGTATTATTGCACCTTGCTGTTCGCCGAAAATCATGACTAAAGGTTAACTGGCTTAAGCGATCGCAGATTCTGGCTTTCAGAGGGGTGCAAAACGCTATAAAACAAGGATTTCGGCGTTTAGGAAGGGATGAGAGGCTGTTTGAAGAATTATTAAGCCTCAGAACCTAACTTTATGGATGGTTTAGTCGGTTTATAAGGGAGTGCATCTTGGGCTTAGTGCGGGTGAGTCGACAGGGCGTATTGTAAAGAAATGTATGGGTGGCGGCGATGGTGATGGCAAAGGTGGCGGCATGACAGGGGCAGATTTGCAGGGGCTTCTCATTGAGAAATGGGGCTACTCCTTTGATATTCAGTTCCGACGTACCCAGGGCAAAATATTTCTCCAGGTCATGTGGCGCTATCTAGAGCAGGCATCGTTTCCCCTCAGTGAAGACGAGTATTTGACCCATCTTGACCGGGTAGCGCTCTATCTCAACGAGTGGGGGCAAGTTGACTATGTGCAACGGTGGATCGCTGAAACCCGCGATCGCCCCCGTCTGGGCAAAGCCGTCAGTGTTCCCCTCTCTTTGGGAGAGCGAGCGCTTGAATGGCTAGCCGACGAGTTTTAGGTTAGTTAACCTGTGAGTAGATATGTGAGTAGATAAATGGGGGCAACACTAAAGCCCAGCGCAGCCTAAGGCTGACCTAGCCAAAAAGCGGCCACGATGCCGCAGCTCAAACACTCGCCCTTGGTTGGGGTTAAGGGCTTGTTAGGCGCAGCCCTGTTAATAACGAGTATGTTTTTTAGCCCGGTGCTGGGTTATAAGGGTAAATACTCAAAAGCTTTTGAGGGGAGAGTGTTACGATTTTCTAGGTGAAACTGCTCCAAAGGAAGAGGGCTAAGCTGTGATTCGTTCTGCCACCGCACCGCTTCAAACGTCGTTGCTGCCCAGTTTTGGGGATAACAGTCGCCTGAAGCTTTTTTCTGGCTCAGCCAATGTTGATTTGGCTAGAGAAGTGGCCCGTTATCTAGGGCTTGATCTTGGCCCCATGGTGCGCAAACGCTTCGCCGATGGTGAAGTTTATATCCAAATTCAAGAGTCGATTCGAGGCTGTGATGTTTACCTGATTCAGCCCACCTGCTATCCGGTGAACGATCACCTGATGGAACTGCTGATTATGATCGATGCCTGTCGACGAGCCTCGGCACGGCAGATTACGGCGGTAATTCCCTACTATGGCTATGCCCGCGCCGATCGCAAAACCGCTGGTCGAGAGTCAATCACCGCTAAACTCGTGGCCAACCTGATGACTAAGGCCGGGGCCAGTCGGGTGCTGGCCATTGATCTACACTCTGCTCAAATTCAAGGATATTTTGATATTCCCTGCGACCATGTCTACGGCACGCCGGTGCTAATCGACTACATCGCCAGCAAAAAGCTAGAAGACCTGGTGGTGGTCTCCCCTGACGTGGGCGGTGTGGCCCGCGCCCGTGCCTTTGCCAAAAAATTAAACGATGCCCCTTTGGCCATCATTGACAAGCGTCGTCAAGCCCACAACGTTGCTGAGGTGATGAACGTGGTGGGGGATGTGCGGGGCAAAACCGCCGTGCTGGTCGATGACATGATCGATACCGCTGGCACGATTTGCGAAGGGGCTCGCTTGCTGAAGCAAGAGGGGGCTAGGCAGGTCTATGCCTGTGCCACTCACCCCGTCTTCTCACCGCCCGCTGTAGAGCGCCTATCGGCAGGGCTGTTTGAGGAAGTGATTGTCACCAACACGATTCCGATGACGGCGGCTCGCCAGTTTAAGCAGCTGACGGTGCTGTCAATGGCTAACCTCTTAGGCGAAGCCATCTGGCGGATTCACGAAGAAAGCTCCGTCAGCAGCATGTTCCGTTAATCCGTTAAATAGTCCTACCTCATTAAAGCCAGTGGGTCACGGCAGTGCTGTCATGGCCCACTGGGTTCAGGCATTAGTTAGGCGTCTTCATCGACAAATTCGGGCTGACCGCTGCCTGGAATGGGCCAGTCAGAATTTTCGCCTCCAATGTAGCAGGTCTCAACGACGACATATTCACGGCTGAACTGCTCTAAGGCATTGATCAGCACGTCAATCGCCAGGGCATCGCTAGTGCCTAGATCAATCCAACAACGCGCCCACAGCCCGTCGTATTCCACTTCGCCAATGTTGTGCATGACCGACAGCATGCTGTTGCTGAGCTGGTTTTGGTCGTAGGGTAGATAGCTAATATCGAGCCCCGTATCTTGCACCTGGAGGTTTTCGGCGTTAAACCCGCCTAGTTTGCCCAAGAAAAACCATGACGAAAAGACTTCGTCAACGTACTGCTGTTCCATGACGGAGGGCACGGTTTCAAACTTGAGCCAGATCCAAAGGTTAAAGAAGTCGCACTCGCGAAATTCGACCTGCATAGCAAAGCCCTATACTGCATTACTCAGCATAGGGCTTAACCAGCAGAACCGTTCGGAGACTAACGCGCGTTGAGTTGCGATCTCTCAGAGCAGGCCTCGGGCACTACGCCCTCTGCGAGGCAGGCCTCGTAGGCAATTTGTCTGGCCGTGGATGTCGGCAGTTGATCGGCGTAGGTCAGGGCCGATCGGTAAAAGGGCAAGCTGGCCTCATACTGCTGTTGAAGGAATAGAATCTGAGCCTTCAAGTAGAGCAAATCGGGGTTGTTGGGAGCTGCGGTCAGCGCCTTATCCACCTCCGTTAGTGCCTCGGGGTAGCGGCCTAGGTCGCGCATGCCAATGGCAACCCCCCGGTGCGATAGGTAGGCTGGGCGGCCATTTTGCAGTCGGGCAATCGCTTGATCAGGATTGGCAAAGGGTAAGTTGACTGCCAGCAGCAAATCCATAAAGCCTTTGAGCAAGCTGAGCTCGGGATCATTGCGATCGATGCGCTCTGCCGCCTCCAGTTCACTAAAGACCCGCTGCAAAAGGCGCAGGGCCGTGGGAGTGCCCCGAGCAATGCCCTGGGTTTGCAGAACGTGGGCTCCTTCCATAAAAATCCCCACTGCCGTATAGAGGTGGCCTCGCAGGGGGTCGGTAGCCTTGAGTGCAGCGGCGGTTTGTTGGGTCAGGCGGGCCTGTTGGGCCAGCTTGTCTAAGTCTTTATTGAGATAGCCTAGAGCGGCGGCGATGGCATAGTTCATGGGCTCATCGGGTTCATCGGCCATGGCCTGGCCAACCAGAGTCTGAGCTGCCGTGTAATTTCCCTCATAAAACAGTGCATTAAACACCGCTTCAGTGCTGTCGCCAATAGAGTGGGGATTGTTGGGCCGAAACGGATCCCCCGCTTGGGCTGCCATGGGTGCTAGTCCGAGGAACGCTGTGGTGAGAGTGCCTGCCAATACTGCTTTGCAGCGTGAACCCAGGCGAGTCGGGATGAGCCGAGCATTTAAAACCATAGTGAATTATCCGTTACGACCTGAAGCATTGAACCGAAACCGTACGACATGGAGGGAAAGATGCCTGCTCGATCAACTATCGTGGTCCTTGATGGCTCAATTGTGGCGAATTCCAGTGGAGTTTGTGGCAGTAATGTTACAGAAGCTACACTGGCCTAGCTCCTACCTAAATTGCTATTCGGTCTACCAAGACCAATCCTGTAGGGCAAACTGGAAATAGGCTGGCTTGAATGGTGCCTGCTCAATCCAAATTTATCGCCCATTGTTTTACTGCTGGGGTGGCATGCTCTATCTTCGTGAACTCACTTACCATCCACCGGCCAGTCAAACGGCTATTTTGAAAAACATTTCTCTGGAGCTGCCACCCCAGCACCTGGGGTTGATCTACGGCCCCAGTGGCTCGGGCAAGAGCACTCTGCTGGAGCTGATGGCGGGGTTTGCCCAACCCACCCAGGGTGCTATTCAGTGGCGAGAGCAAGACTTAGACCCAGAGGCACTGCGGCAGTTGGCCGGGCTGGTCTTTCAATTCCCAGAACGCCACTTTTGTGGTCACAGTTTGCTAGAAGAATTGCGTCTAGGGCATCCAGAACTGGCTCGCAACCAAATTGAGCAAGCCCTAAAGGCGGTTGGGCTGGACCATCTGCCACTTAAGGCTGGCCCCCATGCGCTCAGCGGCGGGCAGCAGCGGCGGTTGGCGCTGGCGGTGCAGTTGATTCGCAAGCCCTATCTACTGCTGCTAGATGAGCCTACGGCGGGGCTAGACTGGTCTATGCGTCAGCAGATCATTGGGCTGCTCAAGCAGCTGAAGCAAAACTGGACGCTGCTGGTGGTTTCTCACGATGCAGATGAACTGGCTCATCTGGCCGATCGCTGTTGGCAGCTCGACCACGGCAGGCTTAGAGCGGTGCCTCAAACTACACTGTCATCCACAGCAGGATAGGGTGGATAGGGCCTCAACGGCAGGATAGGGAACACATGAATCAATTGCCGACGTCCAGCGATCGCTGGCAAAGCACTTTGCACTGGCAGCCGACGGATGACCAGCAAGAGCGCTTTCAGACTCTTTACGACGCTATTCTGCTGGCTAACCAGCAGGTTAACTTAACGCGCATTACCTCCCCCGCTGATTTTTGGGAAAAGCACTTGTGGGATTCGCTCCAGGGGGTAGCGCCGTGGTTGAGGGAGGCTGGAGCCAGCGCTCCGGGGCTCCGAGTGGTGGATATTGGTACCGGGGGTGGGTTTCCTGGCCTGCCGGTGGCGCTGGTGTTTCCCCATTGGGCGATCGCTCTGCTCGATGCTACCCGTAAAAAACTTGCCGCGCTAGAAACCGTCTGTGAACGCGTGGGGATCGATAACGTTAGCTTTTTGCCCCAGCGGGCTGAGCAGGTTGCCCACCAACCTCTCCACCGAGAGGCCTACGACTTGGCTCTGCTGCGGGCCGTTGGCCCAGTCAACACCTGCGCTGAGTACGCCCTGCCATTGCTCAAATTAGGGGGGCAAGCCGTGCTCTACCGAGGCCAGTGGACGGCGGCAGAAGAAGCTGGGTTAACCGCCATTCTCCAGCGGTTGGGGGGGCAGCTGAGCGAAGTGCGATCGCAGGTCACGCCTCTAACCCAGGGCGTGCGCCACAACGTCGTGCTCACCAAGGCAGAGCGCACGCCTGACCAGTTTCCGCGTCTGCCGGGGATTCCGGCGAAGACGCCGCTGGTTTAAGGGTGGATGAGTGGGAGGGTAGGAGGGTGGATGAGTGGGAGGGGATGGGGGAGGTTAGGAGGTAAAGAGGTTAGGAGGTAAAGAGGTCAAGAGGTCAGGAGGTAGAGAGGTTACTTGGTTGACGTTGTGGATCGGATTCTTCTGAGGCTGTAGGGGTAAGAGGCAAATCATTCCGATAGCAGGCAACGCCACGTTTGTTTCCCACCTGATTTTTGGCTCATCCACTTCCTCTTCTACCCATCCACCCATCCACCCATCCACTCTCCACCCTTAAGTCCCGTCACCGTCTCCGCGCCTGAAGCTTGCGGTAAACGTCCTTAATATCGACCCCGTGGTGGGCCAGGGCGACGAGGGTGTGATAGATCAAGTCGGCGGCTTCTCCGGCTATGCCATCAGCGTCATCGTCTTTGCAGGCCATCACTACTTCAGCGGCTTCTTCGCCAATTTTTTTGAGAATTTTGTTGTCGCCCCCCGCCAGCAATTTGCAGGTGTAGGAGGCGGGGTTGGGGTGGTCGCGGCGATCGCAAATTACCCCAAACACTTGCGAGAGCGTGTCAGCTGGGGGCGCAACTTTGTGGTCGTCGATCTGGTGAAAGCAACTGCGCTCGCCAGTGTGGCAGGCGATGTCACCCAACTGTTCTACGGTGACTAGCAGGGCATCGCTGTCGCAGTCGTAGCGGATCGACTGCACCTTTTGCACATGGCCCGAGGTGGCCCCCTTGTGCCAAAACTCTTGGCGCGATCGGCTCCAGAACCAGGTTTCGCCGGTGTTTAAGGTCTTTTGCAGCGACTCGGCATTCATCCAGGCCATCATCAGCACGGTGCCGTCGAGGTAGTCTTGCACGATGGCAGGCACCAGCCCCTGGTCGTTGTAGCGAATGCGATCGATGGGCACAGCGGTGGCAAAGGGCGAAGACGGAGAAGTGACCATGGCAGGGCGATAAAACATCCTTACCCACTCTAGTATTTCTTGGTCTGCGCCCAGACCCGATGCGCCAGAAATGGAAAGCCGACTTGCCTGGCCCTACCCACCGCTCTCATAAACGCCTAACCCGATACAAAACGCGGATTGAGCGAATTCGTCCTAACTTTTCTGCCAACAAAAGTTAACATAGTAGTTAACAAACCTTCAGCTAAGTCTAGTCTGGCTATCTGCCCTGCTCAAGGGCGCTTTGCCTGCGGGCTTGGCTCATTCGACCTTACTCTTTACAGACGCAGGAGAGTTTCATGACTGGATTTATTCGCGGGTTGTTTGGCGGCAAAGCTAAGAACCCCGGAGAAGCAGACCGCCCGGTGCGGCAGCAACCCGCTGCTCAGCAACCCACCATTAAGCAAGTTGGCGGAGCTTACTTTTTGAGCGAAGACGACGCCAAGAGCTACGGCAACATCGAGTACATGCGATCGTCTAAAACCGTGCGGCGCACGTATGCCAAAAAGCGGGGTGAAACCGGGGAGAAAGAAAGCATTCGGCAAATTTCTGCGATGGAAGCTAAGCGCCTGCAAGACCAGGGCTTGTCTGTGGAAAAAATTTCCCAGGCCGACGTTTCTGTGCAACCCGCCTTCAAGAAGGATGCGAACTCCGATCGCCGCAAGGTTGATACCAATCTCGATATGTTTCGCAAAATGGCAAAAGACATCAAGAAGTAGTCACTCGCTACTGGGGCTAATGCCCTGCCAATGAATAACGGGGACGTAGCTGAGCTGCGTCCTTTTTTTGTGAAAATCTGACGTATGGATTTTTCTCTCAAGGATGAATTAGCGACATAGCGCAGAAGTCGACAACCTGGCCCCATTTTTCGTTACCTTTGGTAAAGATTCGTTTACTCCCCGCCTTTGGAGCCGCCCATGCTGCGTTTAGAACACATCAGCAAGATTTACCCCACTGGGGAGGTGCTCAAGGACGTGAACTGGGAGGTGAAACCGGGCGATCGCATTGGTTTAGTCGGCGTCAACGGCGCGGGTAAGTCGACCCAGCTCAAGATCATCACTGGCAAAATTGAGCCCACCACCGGCACGATCATTCGCCCTGCTGACCTCAAGATCGCCTACCTGTCGCAAGAGTTTGAGGTTGACCCCAGCCACACTGTGCGTGACGAATTTTGGACCGTATTTAAAGAGGCCAACGAGGTGCAGTCAAAGCTGCATCACATTCCCACGCTGATGGAGAGTGCCAACCCCGACGAACTCGACAAGCTGATTCACGAGTTGGATAAGCTACAGCGGCGCTTTGATGCCCTGGGTGGCTACGGCTTAGAGTCACAGATTGAGAAGATTTTGCCTGAGATGGGGTTTGAGGCGGCTGACGGCGATCGCTACGTCAGCGAGTTTAGCGGCGGCTGGCAGATGCGTATGGGCCTAGGCAAAATTTTGCTACAAGCCCCCGACGTGTTGCTGCTCGACGAGCCCACCAACCACCTTGACCTCGACACCATTGAGTGGCTTGAGGGCTACCTCAAAAAGCTCACTACCCCGATGGTGATCGTTTCTCACGACCGGGAGTTTCTCGATCGCCTCTGTACCCAGATCGTTGAGACCGAGCGCGGCGTCTCTACCACCTACCTGGGCAACTACACGGCCTATTTGACCCAAAAGGAAGAGAATCTAGCCGCCCAGCTCAGTACCTACGAGCGCCAGCAAAAAGAAATTGCTAAACAGCAGGCCTTTGTCGATCGCTTTCGGGCCAGCGCTACCCGCAGCACCCAAGCTAAAAGCCGCGAAAAGCAGCTCGACAAGGTAGAGCGGATTGAGGCCCCCACCGGCAGCGTCCGCACCCTGCACTTCCGCTTTCCCCCTGCTCCCCGCAGTGGCCGCGAGGTAGTCACTATTGCCGATCTGACCCACAACTACGACGAGAAGATTTTGTTTCTGGGGGCCAATCTGCTGATCGAACGGGGCGATCGCATTGCGTTTCTGGGCCACAACGGCTCGGGCAAATCGACCCTGCTGCGGATGATCGCCGGTCTCGA is a genomic window of Nodosilinea sp. E11 containing:
- the petC gene encoding cytochrome b6-f complex iron-sulfur subunit, with the translated sequence MTQASGTSDVPDLGRRQFMNLLLLGAASGAVGGMLYPVIKYFVPPSSGTGGGGVTAKNELGNDVIASQFVETHNPGDRVLVQGLKGDPTYLVVQESGSLESYGINSICTHLGCVVPWNASENKFMCPCHGSQYDATGKVVRGPAPLSLALAHADVTEDDKVSLTDWTETDFRTGESPWWA
- the rsmG gene encoding 16S rRNA (guanine(527)-N(7))-methyltransferase RsmG encodes the protein MNQLPTSSDRWQSTLHWQPTDDQQERFQTLYDAILLANQQVNLTRITSPADFWEKHLWDSLQGVAPWLREAGASAPGLRVVDIGTGGGFPGLPVALVFPHWAIALLDATRKKLAALETVCERVGIDNVSFLPQRAEQVAHQPLHREAYDLALLRAVGPVNTCAEYALPLLKLGGQAVLYRGQWTAAEEAGLTAILQRLGGQLSEVRSQVTPLTQGVRHNVVLTKAERTPDQFPRLPGIPAKTPLV
- the typA gene encoding translational GTPase TypA; protein product: MTLPIRNVAIIAHVDHGKTTLVDALLRQSGIFREGEAVPDCVMDSNDLERERGITILSKNTAVRYGETLINIIDTPGHADFGGEVERVLGMVDGCILIVDANEGPMPQTRFVLKKALEKGLRPIVVVNKIDRPQAEPHGAVDKVLDLFIELGADDDQCEFPYLFASGLAGYAKTKLEDEGVDMKPMFEAILDHVAPPVGDPEKPLQIQVTTLDYSEYLGRIVIGKIHNGTINAGQQAALVKEDGSLVKSKISKLLGFEGLSRIEIEQASAGNIVAVAGFADANIGETITCPTNPQALPLIKVDEPTLQMTFVVNDSPFAGQEGNFVTSRQLRDRLMRELETNVALRVEPTDSPDRFSVSGRGELHLGILIETMRREGYEFQVSQPQVIYREVSGQPCEPYELLVLDVPEDGVGGSMERIGQRRGELQDMRIMGDGRATLEFVIPARGLVGFRGEFMRLTRGEGIMNHSFLDYRPLGGDIEARRNGVLIAFEEGVATFYALKNAEDRGVFFITPGTKVYRGMIVGEHNRNQDLELNICKTKQLTNHRAASGDELVQLQSPVDMSLERALEYIGPDELVEITPESIRLRKMTKKLAKR
- a CDS encoding Sll0314/Alr1548 family TPR repeat-containing protein yields the protein MAAQAGDPFRPNNPHSIGDSTEAVFNALFYEGNYTAAQTLVGQAMADEPDEPMNYAIAAALGYLNKDLDKLAQQARLTQQTAAALKATDPLRGHLYTAVGIFMEGAHVLQTQGIARGTPTALRLLQRVFSELEAAERIDRNDPELSLLKGFMDLLLAVNLPFANPDQAIARLQNGRPAYLSHRGVAIGMRDLGRYPEALTEVDKALTAAPNNPDLLYLKAQILFLQQQYEASLPFYRSALTYADQLPTSTARQIAYEACLAEGVVPEACSERSQLNAR
- the hisIE gene encoding bifunctional phosphoribosyl-AMP cyclohydrolase/phosphoribosyl-ATP diphosphatase HisIE; the protein is MVTSPSSPFATAVPIDRIRYNDQGLVPAIVQDYLDGTVLMMAWMNAESLQKTLNTGETWFWSRSRQEFWHKGATSGHVQKVQSIRYDCDSDALLVTVEQLGDIACHTGERSCFHQIDDHKVAPPADTLSQVFGVICDRRDHPNPASYTCKLLAGGDNKILKKIGEEAAEVVMACKDDDADGIAGEAADLIYHTLVALAHHGVDIKDVYRKLQARRR
- a CDS encoding ABC transporter ATP-binding protein: MLYLRELTYHPPASQTAILKNISLELPPQHLGLIYGPSGSGKSTLLELMAGFAQPTQGAIQWREQDLDPEALRQLAGLVFQFPERHFCGHSLLEELRLGHPELARNQIEQALKAVGLDHLPLKAGPHALSGGQQRRLALAVQLIRKPYLLLLDEPTAGLDWSMRQQIIGLLKQLKQNWTLLVVSHDADELAHLADRCWQLDHGRLRAVPQTTLSSTAG
- a CDS encoding DUF3531 family protein, coding for MQVEFRECDFFNLWIWLKFETVPSVMEQQYVDEVFSSWFFLGKLGGFNAENLQVQDTGLDISYLPYDQNQLSNSMLSVMHNIGEVEYDGLWARCWIDLGTSDALAIDVLINALEQFSREYVVVETCYIGGENSDWPIPGSGQPEFVDEDA
- a CDS encoding DUF3067 family protein, which translates into the protein MTGADLQGLLIEKWGYSFDIQFRRTQGKIFLQVMWRYLEQASFPLSEDEYLTHLDRVALYLNEWGQVDYVQRWIAETRDRPRLGKAVSVPLSLGERALEWLADEF
- the petA gene encoding cytochrome f, whose translation is MNRFISLINGLRPLAITCAAILTVFAGWLAVPQSAEAYPFWAQENYETPREATGRIVCANCHLAAKPTKVEVPQAVLPDSVFKLKVEIPYDLNTQQVLGDGSKGGLNVGAVVVLPEGFKIAPPERMSEELREEVGSTYFLPYSDTQENIVLVGPLPGEQYQEIIFPVLAPDPSQDRSVSFGKYQIHVGGNRGRGQVYPTGQASNNTAYNATASGTVTDVEPQAAGGYVVTIQSDAGGTITETIPAGPELLVAAGDVVEAGKPLTANPNVGGFGQMDTEIVLQSPNRIKGLVAFIAAVMLTQIMLVLKKKQVEKVQAAGMTF
- a CDS encoding ribose-phosphate pyrophosphokinase yields the protein MIRSATAPLQTSLLPSFGDNSRLKLFSGSANVDLAREVARYLGLDLGPMVRKRFADGEVYIQIQESIRGCDVYLIQPTCYPVNDHLMELLIMIDACRRASARQITAVIPYYGYARADRKTAGRESITAKLVANLMTKAGASRVLAIDLHSAQIQGYFDIPCDHVYGTPVLIDYIASKKLEDLVVVSPDVGGVARARAFAKKLNDAPLAIIDKRRQAHNVAEVMNVVGDVRGKTAVLVDDMIDTAGTICEGARLLKQEGARQVYACATHPVFSPPAVERLSAGLFEEVIVTNTIPMTAARQFKQLTVLSMANLLGEAIWRIHEESSVSSMFR